ACAGAAAGGCGAGTCCAACAAGCGCTAGTTCAACATCCTGATTAATGCAAAACTTTCTGGGTGTTGACTTAGTAAAGGAGTCCTTTCCTGAGGCCGACTTCAGAGGGCTTTAAAACTGTTCCATGGGTTGTTATCGACATGGGTTGTGCTTTACTTACATGTGAGCTGGGCTTATATGTTTTCAGTTCAAAAGGGACCTTaagatttcctttcttttccccattcaTGTGTAAAAGAACAAGTGTTTGTTTATTCACAACTAGTGGCATTGGGTATATGTAAAGGTACGTATGTAAGATTTTCTAAGGTCAGGTGATTGGCTCTTGGATAAGCATGGCGGATATTTTACTATTACCAGTTTGTTTTTAGTGGTGTCGAGCTCTCCATGCTTTAACTTGTATATGAATGCATGCTGAGGCTGCCTAACAGGTGATTGCTTAGGTGCACTAAGTTTTTGTTGTAACACTGATCTATATTAAAAAGTAGAGAGGAGATAGAGCCAAATTGAGACTATACCATTACTTGTTCTAAGTAATATGTAATATTGGTAGGGCTGCACTTTTATAATAATAGGTGGGCAAAGTGTCAAAGAGTTGAGTTGAGGAAGGAAGGCAAAGTGATAACAAGAGCTGCCTTAGTGAACTTTACTGAGAACGGGGTGAGAAATTTGAGAAATGGAAGTAAAGTCATAAAAGGTCACTAGTTAAGCTGAGTTGATTTTCATATGAGTGGACATACTACATCTTCTCCTTGTGGCTCCATTCAGAGGGGCAGAGACTTTGAAGAGATTTCCTAaaggctgcctgctgcaggagctTGTGTGGCACAGCTTTGTTGAGCTGCTAAGAATCATAAAGGCAGCTGAAGGGACTGATCacttaaaagtaaataataaaacatgcaCGCACTCCCctaccaccccccacccccacccgcTTAACTGTTGCAGATGGAAAAGAAGGAGACCTAGACCTTGTGGTTAGAAACACTGTGAAGCATacactgtgcaaaaaaaaaaaattctgggaTGCATCTCTCGTATTTGAGTGgttatggtttgtttttctttctcctgcagtGGAAATAAGTGGGGGCCAGATGTAGGCAAACTAAGCATCCAGACGTCTCACTTGAATAATGAAGAGTTTATCTGCCTCTCTGCCTCACCATGAGCTCTGAGAAACTGAAGTTTGTCCTCTTGTATTTACCCAGTGAATTGGTTTGTAAATAAATGagcttcacaaaaataaatgtttcttcatcTGTTTTGTAGTTGAGGACACAGAGGGAATGAAGTTAAGTTACGTACCCAAAATGTCCAGCAAGTCAGTGTCTGGGTGAGATCTGTGGGGCTCTAAGCTCCATCTCTCTCCCATATAAGCGCTTTCACAGACCTCCTCCTGATGTAGATTAGAGAATGACTCCTTGGAAAAAGCTCAGAAGATAATTTTGTGCAAAAATAATCCATGGAGATACAGttctcagaattattttgaagttcttacagaaaaatacttctgtcaTCAGAATGACTTTTTGGTCTAAGTTTCTTTTGCCCATCTCAGTGCCTCTAATTACAGTTGAGTGACACACTTAAAAAAAGACACACGGTGGGTCTCTAATGTGATGTACCTCTAGTTATTCTGCTTCCTAAATTCCACTCATGTAACAGCTGTCAGTAATATATAATATCAACTGCTTATGTGTAAATCTGCTGACAGCcaaagagagagggaaatagATTATAAACCAGTCCCAACCCTTGAAGACCAGAAACCACCCTACCTACTGAAGTCATTCAATAGGAGGAGTCATGAATTGCAGAAGCTTGAATACAGCTTTGCTGTCTGCTTCCTACTCTACATGTCACTTACTTCATTAGTGGCATTCAGTTAGGTTAGAAATCTAGCATACTATAAGGAAACACTAGCTTTGCCGCTTGTCTGTGGATGCTACgtgttgcttttctctgtttccacATGCTGAAATTGTGTTTCTTCATCTGCTTGATATACTGGGTGAAATCAGGTAAGAACCATTAGCTTATTCTTTGTGATGTAGCCTCTTGGCTTTATTCAAGCATAAAAAATGAATAGGCCTTCATTTGAACTGGCCAAAAGATTAAACCTTGTGAATTATGCCTAATGAAGCAGACAATTAGTAGAGAGAATTTGATTACTTTGAACTGAGACGtaggttttcattttaaagtaaatagaACAAAGCCCGATACTTTATCTCTGGCTGTACTTTGCACAGAGTCACACTCAGGTACATGCACTTTGTACAAAGTAAAGAGGTAACTGTGAAATAGTTTTAGCACATTGGTGTTTGTTGTTTATTGCTGATTTGAGAGGTTGACAGGTTGTCAAGTTATGTGTTATGCTTTAAATAGTAAAATCTAGTTACAGAAAAGTCAGTCGGCACTTAcgattttcctctttcaaacacagaaagtaCTTAGAATGCTTACTAACATACACAGGAAAGTTACAATTGTACATTAACTGAGTTAAACTGCATATGTCAGTGCCCAACACCTATCTGTATGTTCTGACTGTACAGAAAAGCATACGTGAGTACTCCCACAAGTGTGCAGAAAGGGCAGGTGGGTATTCCTTCCAGTAACCAATCAGAAATAGGAGTTTGAAAAACCTCCGCTCGATGACTCCTCGCTAAACAATTCAAAGTATTAAAACTATCGATCTGTTTATAGTACTTATCTAAGTCCACAGTAAAGacataatcttttcttttttttctatatttacttttcaaagAATAACTGCTGTCACTTCACAGCCGTAAGTAAACGAGTTGTTTCCCTATGACATTTCCCAGCTACTAAATAGGTTTTGTCAGTTAAAATAGTTTCCTTGTGACAGATTTCTCACTTCCATGGACCAGACTCTGTTGCTGTTTTATGTCACTGTCATTCCTCTGGCTTTTGAAGAATTAATTCTTGTTTCTACCAATCAAATATTGAGAAATCAAAGCACTTAAATGGATGTGGAGGAACACTTCAGTAATATCTTAGCATGAATCTTTTGTATGTTAGATATGTAGGAGTGAATTATCAGTGATTAAACTTGGATTTAAGAACAGTATTAGGCAAAAATGAAAGAGTTTCATCTTGTAGATTTGAATCTGAGTAGCAAAATTTAATCAAGTGGCTGGTTTTTATCATTTAGCTTTGTGTATGACATTTGTGTAATAGAATTTCTATATTAGTGTTATTGTCATATATCATTATATGAAAACTAGAGATTCAATGTGACACATCCTGTTAACATGTTACATGTATGACGTTTTAACAGTttcttgaatactgtgttcttTAAATTCAAGGCAACTGCAGCTGAACAGCTCTTAATTTCAGAACTTCTTCCTGGATAAGTGTCAGCAATGAAACTGAGTCACCTTCCTGTACTACTAGTTAGTTAATAACCTGTCCAATAATCATAGTAAAAGTTACTTGAATTATTCAATGTCAAAATGGGGAGAATGgtgatatttattttgaaatataggTAATTCTAAGTTTTCCTAGACATAATAATTATAGCTATTGCCATAAAGTGATGATAGGCCTGAAACTTTAGTGTGGGCAATTTGAGACAGGAAGTTTCACACCATTTCTAACAGTCTGTAacttcagctctgctctggttTGCAAATatccattatttttttgtgaCATCCAGTTCAGTTCAGACTGGTCTAGTTGTCATAGATACATGGTTTGGCCAGAGGTGATTAATTTAGTTTCCTAAGTGAATTAGTGTCTTTACCGCATCTTTACTGCATCTTCAGTGCTGTAATTCACATTGTTCAGCTTTGTTTCAATCTGCACTACAgtatcaaaatacatttttcagatACCCTGTAACCCCCCCGCACTTGCCCTTCATAGCTTTATAAACCAGTGAGGGCTCGCTGGCTGTCTCAGATGTGCAAACGTGGTGGATTCGGTTCTGCCTGCTAGCCGCTTgctgggaaaaggagaagagctATAACTGCCTCTCCTATAATTCAAAAATTCTCAGAAATTCaggttacttttaaaattatttttttaaggaactaAGTAGGTACTATTTCTCTTCCTACTTTTGCTTTCTAGAAGTTGACTGAGTCTTGTTTTACAAAGTTGTTAATGACAGGAAAATTGAGAAAGGTGTCATCAAATATCGGACAAAAGCCTTGTGTAAAGATGCATAGTCCACTAGAAGTCAAGAGATCGGCCCAAATTGCTTGGGCCGTACACCGACTAACACCATAGCAAAGGTAAAGAAGCCATACAGAAGAACTGTGACAGGCATGAGCGTTGTGCCGAGAATCCTGAAGTGGCTTATCCACACAGTGTGACCTCCGTAGCCAAAGGATACTTTTTCTGATGTTCATAAGCACACAGGGGAAAAATTAAGCCTTTTTAGACTCTCTTGAAAATCTCCCTCCTCTTGCTGATCCTGTCTGAGCTGCAGCTTAACCTTGTATGCCATAACTGTCCAACTACAGAAATGCTAAATACTACAGTTTTTCCTGTGCCATTATGTACATTGACCTTACAGActcttattttttcaaattcagaacagggttatttttttcttctttcttagtTTCTTGGCAATGGTGTCCTTACGGTGATCCAAAACTAGGGAAGGGTTCTAGATCATGCCTGTACTCTCAGGCAACTGTTTCTTATTGCTAGATCAAACAATAAGGTCTAATGATTGGCAACTTTGACAGCTTGGccaaaagaggaagaaacaacaacagTGGTCTTCCTGTTTATACAACACACACTGGTTGTGAAAAAATTCTGAGAACCTAAGTTTGATGGTTAAGCAAAGGATCTTATCAGCACTGACTACTAATTTGCATTTGTTATGGAGAAAATATATGGTTCAGTAACAACTAAAAAggttaattttatatttcaagGGTTCAGAGGAACATAGTGCTATCTGCAGAGTCATTAGTTAAACTGTGTGTCCTCATTGTTCAACGCACGTTTTGGCACCGCATTCTAAAGGTCTGgagtgaagaaaatggaagttcTTCACTTTTAGTGGAaaaatgtggaaagaaaaatgaagaggtgGTATTTCAGGTGGTCTAGCTCATCAAATTACTGCCtaacattttcatctttttcagaTGAGGACAAAAAATGTCCTGAATTTACAGATCTTAATATAGGCGATGCTTTGTCTGGGACAGAAGTCCAAGTCCAGCTACTGCTATACACAAAGGAAAATCCAAATTGTTCTGAGAGACTCATTGAACATAATGTTACTGCATCTGAGTACCTTAATACCTCCAAGAAAATTGTCTTTGTAATTCATGGCTTCAGACCAACAGGATCTCCACCGGCATGGCTAGGTGACATGAAAGAGCTTTTACTGTCTTCAGAGGATATTAATCTCATTATAGTTGACTGGAATCGTGGTGCTACAACTGTGAATTACATTACTGCTGTTGCAAACTGCAGAAAAGttgcagaaatactgaagaacTATGTGGACCAGATGCTGGTAAGGCAGAGAGTTGCATCTGTTCTGCATAAGTCTAAATAGCATATTTTGAGTGGGAACggatatttaaaatacatctaaAGTGAACAATGTCAAATGGCATTTCCTTGACAAAGTATTTGCTAGGTTTGCATACAGTTACAACTGCATGTCTTTAACGCCACCTGAGTTCTTATTTCCCTTTCACTGAAGTATGCATGAAAGCTCTGATTCCTTTAGCCAGCTGGAAGTTTTAGGCCTTTAGGAAAGACAGAACGTGCTGGTGGGGAGATGAAGTGGGACATGTTCAAATAGTATGCAGCATTAAAACTTTACAAAAGCATTACACTACTCTTTTTACTATTAAACTCCTATAATTAAAGattgtaaatgaaaaagaaatcactgacAGAGATATAAATATTTGTTCCAAAATTATATAAACTTTGTGATTCTAGAGGGAGTTGCCAAAACAGTTGTTGATGCCAGTGGTCTTAACTGGGCTTTAGATTTGTTGCTTAatcaaatgaacaaaaaaaattatcatctcATTTATGGCATTGTTAGATATATcacttgatttttcttctattctcACCACTTCTTTTCCCAGCCATTCTCAGTTCTACATGCTGTAGAGTAAGAAAATATTCATGTGGAATTTGAGTAGAAAGCTCAGCATTTTGAGAAAGGATAAGGTGAAAGAAGAGGGACACCATCAGAATCTGGACTCTGGGGCTACATATAGTGATAACGATTTGTAATTATGacagtaaatttttttgttatggAACAGGAGAATAAAATAGGACTATAAGAGCAGTCTCCAATACGGAGTGGGTTAAAAGGTGTATTTTGCAAATTTCTCGATGCAGATTTCTGGTTAATTGCTGGTTACAGGTCTGCCTGGCAAAGCAATGACTGCAGGGCATGCTTGGGCCCACCTTGTTGTGCGAGCCATCAGAGGGATGGTGGTAGTGTATTTGTGTCCCACAGCTATGAGTTTCATACTCGCAAGCTGTCGTGAGGCCTTTGTTAATGCATTTTGAGATGCATTAATAATTAAGGTCCCATGTATCATTCCATCACTTTTCAGAGATTCTAACAGGTCTGCTGATACTATTTCAGAGTTCTTTGATAgggttgtttttaaataccGCCTGCTTTGTAGAATGGGCATCTTAAGGCTTTCCTGCAAGTGTGCATTTGGCACCATTATTCAGCAGATCTGTGGTGTAAGTATTAATGGTattgtgttttaaatttattttattggaaGGATAAGGCAGGGggagatagatttttttttttcccctaattcaTAGTTTTGTTTCATCTTTCTTGTATCTGGTAAatgtcttcctcttccctccccatgcTCCTCCTCTAACTAGTGTGACAGTTTGGAAGAAATGTGACTCAAGcttcctttttacattttttttagtCAAAGAATTTCATAATTACTGCACCGTTTAACTAATGCAGAATGTCAAACTGAAAAGAACTTTGtaatttccatttgtttttaaagttagaGAGTTAGAAATATAACTTAGAGTACTGATAAAAAGTGAAAACTAAATCAGTCTACTGGTGTCTGTTCAGTTAACCATATGTGTGGTtgtggctttgggtttttttttttcctgataggTACATGGAGCTTCTCTTGATGCTATCTATATGATTGGTGTTAGTCTTGGAGCTCATATAGCTGGTTTTGTTGGCCAGAAGTATAATGGCAAAATTGGCAGAATTACAGGTAAGTCTTTTAATCCCGATACACATATTCTAATGTACCTTGTGTTGTTGTCATAGCTGCAAATCACATAGATGCTAGCACTGAAATATTGACAAATGAGGACTGATTATTTAGTAACATACATGAGGAAAAATGTATCCCTGGTAGAAGTTCAGAAACTTGTGGAAGTCTGCCTTCAGGACCTAAGTTACACCTGAAATTTTCCAACGTCTTTACCTCTGGTCTCTCAAATGAAAATTGAGTGCTACATTCAAATGCAACTTAAATTACATACTACCTGAGTTTCTGTCTAGTTGATGAAGAAAGtcaggtccctctgcagggagatTCGAAGGCTCTTGGTCAGACCACAGGAATCAGACACCAGGATTTAGTTTCGGTTTGAGGTATCTGAACATGGTGCAGGCTTTAGTGTGTTGAGCCGTCTGCTACAGGGAGCTTAAATCAGGTGTTCAACCTGTGTGTGGATACTGCAAATCTTACCTCATACTTGTTACACCGTCAGCATTGTCATCTGCGGGAAGTGATGCATATGGTGAAAATTGGAGTACCATCATTTGCGTACATCTTTCAGGATCAGGTTGCGTGAAGTTTAGGATTAACTTTTAGATGCTGGTTCCTAGGGCAGAATCCACAGTGCTAATTTGGGTTCACAGACTCCAGATACTTCTTGTGATGAAAGAGCAAAAATCGCTGCAGCTAGCGTGTTGAGAAGGAAGCTCGCTAAGGTAACTGCCAGAAAAGGTGCTAAGGGGAGAAGGGATGTTGGATCCTGATAATGTTTTGCATTTAAGAGAACAGCTATTTTCAGGCTGAAGGGAGGCAGTTGCCACTCCTTGAGATTCATAGCTCCAAACACTCTCTTCAgagtacttttttccccaaatgtaaGAGGAGCCAATAGCCAGCCTTAAGAAAGGGAATTAGAGGCTCCTCCCCCTCTAGTACAGCAATCTGAAAGTCAGGGCATTTCTAAGAGTGTGATAGGCTCCAGCTATATCCCTTTGGTTAAGAATACTTGTTTCCACTCTACGCAATTCCCTAGAGTTTGGTAGGGTAACAGGTTGGGGACAGTCTTGATTTCAATGGTAGGCTAGCAGGTCCATACCCTCTCTGTACAATAACTGGGAGCTAGAAGTTCCATGTAATTTCTGAGCTCAGATGCTTGCTGGTAAATGGAATTATATGAAATGTTTCAATCACCTTACAATTACTGATATGGATAAATAAAGGCAAAGATTGAGTAGTCCAAACACACAAGGCTCTTAACCTCTTAAGTGACTGTTTTGATACTCTTTCTTTCAAACAAGTTGAGCTGGTAGCCCAAACTGACGTtggaaaaatgagatttaaaaaaaaaaaaaaaaagctatcttCTTCACTGTTTGGagatttctgaaatataaaactAATTAGTGGACTAAAACAATGACCTTTGCACCTGGGGCATTATGAATGTGAATTCTTGACATTCTATGAACCCCTGCAATCATGTGCATCTTGGTTATCTTAATATTGAGAGAGAACCTTCCTAGACTAGTTCTTAAAGAACATCTGCCAGTTAAATCATAATTCAAATTTGCATAAGCTAAGGTCATACTATGTCCCTGTCTCTCAATCAGTGAGAACGTAAGTAGAAGTTAGTTAAGCATAGGAATATTTTTTGCCTTGACAGTTGTATTTtccatctttgctgctttttcatttcccctctttgtctttgcttttgttgtcaAGAAAATAGGAGCAGAGCAAACCTCAGCTAACGTCTCACTTTCCTGCAAAGGACGGAATTTACGATCATGAAATTTATCAGATTTCAGGGCTGCACAACATAATTCCCTGTCCCTAAAATGAATGAGAATACGCAGTGTTTATACTTCAGATACTTTGCCACCCAAATCCCGTCCTCCTTGATATAAAGTGCTTTTTATGAATCTCAGTTGGAATCTCTTTTGTCATATTTGAGTTTTGATTTGAGTATAAATTTCCAAGCCTCCTTCAGGTGAAAATATTGTCAGAAACTAGTATTTCACTTAGCTGTATATAAAAATCGTTTTTCTATAAGGAATTTCAACACCAACTGATAAAATCATTGCGGCATGTTTGAAATTGTCTCCGTCCAAGAGGTCTTCATCTTGTGTTCTGGTGGTGAGAGTAGTTATATTATGCATTGCATTTTTATGAAGTACATAATAGGTATGGGattttctggggaaaaggaCAAAATTAATTCTCCTGATTTGACCCCTGTTGCTGTTGGCTTATAATTCATCTGGAGAACTGGGAGATAAGCACAACTAAttagggagagagagaaattcaAAGATATGGGCTGATCAGTCTTGTGCTTTGCTTAGCAAGTTGAAGAATAGAAACTTGAGAAGAATTGTGCTGGGTtttatattcattattgtcccAGGAAAATGAAGAGTCATTGATGAATTACGCTCAAATGTTCATCTTGTATATATCTGTAGAAACAGACCCCGGGATTTGTAATGCtattgttattttcatttaggGCTTGATCCAGCAGGCCCTTCGTTCACTCGAGCACCACCAGAGGAGAGACTGGATTGTACCGATGCACAATTTGTTGATGTAATCCACTCAGATACTGATGGTAATGACATAGCCTTAACCTTTCCTATTTCAACTTGAGGAAaggcaggaaagcaaaagagaagggATAAGGTGTTCCAGTAACATCcaagcagtgctgcagaagtATATTCTGTGTTATCAGGTGGATTCCTGAGCTGTTGCTTTCTAACAACGTCTATACTTTTGAAATCAAACTGTATGGTATTATGCCTATTCATCAAGAAATTGAAACTCAGCTTCGCCAATGACTGAAGCAATGATGGAcagttttgttcagttttgacATAAGTTGCCGTGTTACTGAGTGAAGTTTCATTACTGAACCTGAAAATATTGAAGTTTTATGTCCAACAGCTAGCTGAAGGCATATGTAGATAGCCATAGAGTAATGGGTCCATTCAATGTCATGCAAAAGAGGCGATTACACTGCTGTCATTTATGTCTTTTTTGCTATAGTATATTCCTTCTGAATACAAAAAACAACTCTGCACATTGAATAAAGGATGTCTATTGCATTAATTTATGATACTGCTATTTCCAAAATAGTTTCGCATTAACATTCTTTTGCTGTGCTAGTGTGTATGAACATAGAGGTTGTAAGCATGTGATTATCACGGAATTAGTCCCTTCTGAGACAGCCTGTCTCAGCTGTATCACATTGGCACACTACAGATCCTCTGCTTAAAATTCTACATCATGTCACTGTAAGGTTTAAATTAAGAACGTTGTAAAGTCTGCATCATCCGTGCTATaatctggtttaatttttttctcaaaaccaTAAGTAAACCTTTCAAACCTACCACACCTGTGCCATTATTTGTGTAGTTTCATATCAGTTTCTTtaatgatattaaaaattacagattttacGATACAAATTTATACGTGAAGCTGTAAAATACCAATTTTTGTAATGTAATCTTACTCGTGGTCTTTTACAGTCCAGatacagatttttctcctttgataTACTGATTATATTAGTGTAACTCAGAATCCAATGTCAAGtgcaaaaaatggaaaatcttACTCTAATGAAAATTACACTGGGAAAGAATTTTGGTTGCTGGAGAGAACATGAATTTAATAAATTTCTGTGTGCAAATAATACCTCTGCTACAGCACTAAATAGttgcttctgttctttccttttatgGCAGTAGGAATCTTACACAAATTTGTATACATTTGTGCACAGCATCTTACACgtgtattatttttcttaagaaaaatccCCATGGATTTTAACTCATAACATGACTCCCatttacagaacaaaagaacagtataattgcaaaaaaattctttaagacCTCCATGTTATTTTGTAACTAATGTAATGATAAATAATTAACTGCATAATTCTGTTCATGTTTTTTTGATTCATTATGTTTTTACTTTAGCACTAGGTTTCAAGAAACCTTTAGGAACCATTGATTTCTATCCAAATGGAGGAATGGATCAGCCTGGTTGTCCAAAAACAGTATTCAGtggtaaataaaaatgtattcaaTTAATGAGAAAAGAGTTTGAgatcagataaaaaaaaaaggttaaaccGAATTCAGTGGACGCTGCACATATTTGGTAACATGGGAGCTGAGGGCattgtcttctttcttttccgTTCCCACTCAGCAAATTAGAAATCACAAATGGATggaattatattattatattatatatacaatCTGCATATAgttatcattatttttctgtctttatataTGGCTACACATAGGGGAAGATGCTTGCATCCCAATGGTTTGGACAGGATCACTTGCATATGACTTGGAAGGCTTTCAAGTTGTCACTGTGGCTTAGGTTTTGGACAGCTCTTTTAGGCTCTAGgatgaaaacagttttatgaCACGATCTTTTGCTGCAGAATTTTGGTTATTTCAACCTCTATAAATCTTAGGCGAGGTTGCTGCCCATTGTTTTTGTTTACCCTTTTTGAATGTGTTTATGACTGTCTATGTTTCTGTTACTAATCTGCACACTGCTGCTACGAATTAGAGCTGCCGCAAAAGCATAGGGCTTCCACTTGTGCATCTGTGGGTATGGGAGAATCCCTTAAGACTCAGGATCATCATCTTCATCTGTACAATTCTCACAGTTTGTTTTGCTAGTAGAGAAAGTAATTTATCACACCAAAAAAACTAGAGAGAAGAATCTCTGAAGGATTCCTTGTGGTagtttttctgcaaaaacatTCTTCACTGGATGCAACAAGGCAAATTTTAACTCAGACTTatgctttataaaaaaatattctgtaaattTGATAGGAATTAGTAGACTATTTCTTAcataaaaaaacctgtagacTTTTCTCTATACCTGTTATATTGAAAATAATCTTcaagtttttcttcttgtgtgtgtgcatcCATTTTTTACACCTAGTGGTCAACTAACCAGAGAATAAAAGCATGGCTAACCTAATGACTCAGGTAAATGAGATTACTTTGGTAACACCTTTCATTCCATG
The Phalacrocorax aristotelis chromosome 1, bGulAri2.1, whole genome shotgun sequence DNA segment above includes these coding regions:
- the LIPI gene encoding lipase member I; the protein is MLRVAFLCFHMLKLCFFICLIYWVKSDEDKKCPEFTDLNIGDALSGTEVQVQLLLYTKENPNCSERLIEHNVTASEYLNTSKKIVFVIHGFRPTGSPPAWLGDMKELLLSSEDINLIIVDWNRGATTVNYITAVANCRKVAEILKNYVDQMLVHGASLDAIYMIGVSLGAHIAGFVGQKYNGKIGRITGLDPAGPSFTRAPPEERLDCTDAQFVDVIHSDTDALGFKKPLGTIDFYPNGGMDQPGCPKTVFSGLQYFKCDHQRSVFLFLSSLKRKCNIITYPCESYLDYKRGKCVDCGAFQPMSCPVLGYYADRWKNLLIPMSSPTKAYFDTSDQDPFCMYNYLLDITTWNKSIRRGFIKVKITDYTGNTVESEMNSEASTFQQYKRVKILTGFYQDLDKISKISLTFSTKTLVGPKYKLRILQMRLKSLNNPERPQLCRYDFVLMENTELTFKPVPCLERGT